ACAGCCCCAAGtacaacaaccactacagccacaactacaaccaaaaccactgcagccccaactacaaccacaaccactgcagcccctagTACAACTACATCCACTGCATCCCCAACTACTATCATAACCACAGCTGCCCCAGCCACAACCACCACAACCCCCACTACATCCACAACCTCTGCAGCcgccactgcagcccccactacaacaaaCACTGTAGCCCCAGCTACCACCACATCCGCTGCAGCCCAAGCTACAACCTCTGCAGCCCTATCTAAAACCATAACCACTGCAGTCCCCACCACAACCGctgcagcccctactacaaccaTAATTACCGCAGCCTCTACTACAACTGCAGCtgccactacaaccacaaccactgcatccccaactacaaccacaagcACTGCAGCCTCAACCAGAACTACAACCACAACGTCAGCCACCCCAGCTACAACCACAAcaactgcagcccccactacaaccacaaccactgcagccccaactacaaccacaaccactgcaactgcaaccacaaccactactgccccaactacaaccacaagcACTGCAGCCCCCAGAACTACAACCACAACGCACAGCCACCCCAGCTACAACCACtaccactgcagcccctactacaaccacAACGACAgccaccccaactacaaccacaaccacactGCAGCCTCAACTACAACTTTAACCACTGCAGCACCAACtacaactacaaccactgcagcccccactacaagtACAACGACAgccaccccaactacaaccaaaaccactgcagcTGCTACTACatccacaaccactgcagcccctactacaaccaaaaccactgcagcctcaactacaaccacaaGCACTGCAGCCCCAGCAACTACAACCACCACAatcactgcagccccaactacaaccactaccactgcagcccctactacaaccacAATGACAGCCACCCCAACTAGAATCACAACTACAGCCAATACAGCCTCAACTACAACTTTAACCACAGCGACAGGCACCCCAACtacaactacaaccactgcagcccccactacaaccacaaccactgcagcccccactacaaccaaaaccactgcagcctcaactacaaccacaaccactgcagcccctactacaaccaaaaccactgcagccccaactacaaccaaaaccactgcaagcccaactacaaccaaaaccactgcaaccccaactacaaccacaaccactgcagcccctactacaaccacaaccactgcaccaactacaaccacaaccactgcaactacaaccacaaccactgcagccccaactacaaccacaagcACTGCAGCCTCAACCAGAACTACAACCACAACGTCAACCAccccagctacaaccactgccactgcagcccctactacaaccacaaccactgccaccccaactacaaccaaaaccactgcagccccaactacaaccaaaaccactgcagcctcaactacaaccacaagcactgcagcccccactacaaccatgAGAACTACTTCTGATCCCACTGGTCCCCAAATCAAGCAACTTAAATTCACATTAAATATGAATTTCACAGATTCCC
Above is a genomic segment from Polyodon spathula isolate WHYD16114869_AA unplaced genomic scaffold, ASM1765450v1 scaffolds_3745, whole genome shotgun sequence containing:
- the LOC121312257 gene encoding mucin-2-like, with amino-acid sequence MVGLEGPAPAPITTTTTAAPTTTTTTPAKTAAAPTIITTTAAPGTNTAAPTTTAITTTPTTTTAALITITTTATTATTTAAPNKTTVAPVTSTADPTTMTTTATTNSASTITSTTAAPTTTTTIATPTPTTTTTPITTATTAALITTTAPSTTTTTATTTTKTTAAPTTTTTTAAPSTTTSTASPTTIITTAAPATTTTTPTTSTTSAAATAAPTTTNTVAPATTTSAAAQATTSAALSKTITTAVPTTTAAAPTTTIITAASTTTAAATTTTTTASPTTTTSTAASTRTTTTTSATPATTTTTAAPTTTTMTATPTRITTTANTASTTTLTTATGTPTTTTTTAAPTTTTTTAAPT